The genomic window CCTCGTAGTTGTTATGCCCGAGCGTGTTGCCGGGGCTGTAGATGGCGGAGAGGCCCAGGCGGGTGAAGCCCAGCTTGTCATTCACCGTGATGTTGTACCCCACGCGGAGCTGCAGCACCTCGGCGGTGTTTTTGGAGAAGCTGCTGCCGCCAAAGAGGATGTCTGAGGTGGTGCTCTTGTAGTCGATGGCGGCGGTGGCCTTGTGCTGCATCTTGCTCCAGGCACTGGCCAGCGGCACGGTGTACGCGGCGGTCAGCTGGCGGTTGCGGCCATTGACTCCCAGAGGCCCGCCCACCTGCGTGGAGGAGTCCACATACACACCCAGAAGCTGCAGGCGGTGGCGCCATGGGAAGGGGATGTCCCAGATGAGCGCGTGCGCCTTCAGCCGGTCCAGCTCCTGATTCCCGGTGAAGTTGTACGTGAGCGACTGCTCGGTGCCAAAGAGCTGCAGCATGCTGATGCCGCCGGAGATTTGATTCAGCCCGGTGGCGCGCAGGCCGGAGTTGGCATAGCCCACGTAGGCCTTCACGGGATTGTTTTCCTGCGTCTTGAGCACGACGTCGCTGGTGCCGTCCTTGGCGCCGCGCTCGTAGATCACGTTCACATTGCGGATGGGATTCTGATTCAGCCAGGCCACGTCGCTTGAGATCTTGCGCGTGTCGATGCGCTCTCCGGGCTGCACGCTGACCTGCTTCTGCATGTAGGCGGGGTGGGAGCGCTGGGTGGCGCCCTCCACCTTCACCTGGCCCAGCACGGCCTCGCGCACCACGATCTGCACATAGCCGTGGGTGATGTCCTGCTCAGGCAGGTAGGCGTCCACCAGCGGGAAGTCGGTGGCCTGGTAGCTTTTGTTGATCTTTTGCACCATGCTGTTGAGCACGGCCATGCTGAGCGGCTGGCCGAGGTACTCGCGCTGCAGGGCGTCTGCCAGACCTGCGGGGAGATGCAGGGAGGGATCTGCGGCAAAAATCTGGCGCTGGTCCTTGGCGGGCACTTTGGTTTTCCTGGGCACGAGCAGCAGGCCGCGCAGGTTCACGCCCAGGGGCTTGGTGTCTGTGGCGGCGCGTTTGTCCGCCTCCTTTTGCGCGGCGGGGCTGGTCGGGGCGGGGGCGCTGAGATCGGCGTCGGTGGCGGGGCGTGCGCGGGGGATGGGCAGCCTGTCCACCAGCGTGCCGGCTCCGTTGGTGGTGGAGGGAAACTCCTGCGCCAGAGCACCGGGCGCGAATCCGCACACGACCAGGGCGGCCAGGAGAATGATCGGCTTGATTGAGGGTGACGGCATGGAAGAAGAGAAATGACGCATCAGCGGAGCGCGCTGTCGAGTTCCATCACACTTTCCGGTGTGGTGGCGTTTTGCAGCTTGAGGATTACAAAGGGTCCGGAAGGCACGCCATCCAGCGCGGTGTGCTGGATGCCATCTTCTGGCAGGACGAGCGCGGTGCCCTCTCCGCCTAGGGCACCGGAGAGCCGCGCCTCCGCCACGCCTGCCAGCTGCGCACGGAGGAGGGCCTGCACCTCAGACGGGGCGGGGCTGCCTGCGGCGTCCATCAGCGCCAGGCCCTGCGCGGGGACGAGGTGGTATTCCCCCTGCGCCCCCAGGGCGTGGGCCAGCTCCCCAAAGGAGCCGGGGGAGATGCTGGCGCTGAGGCTGCTCTCGATGGCGGGCGGCACGGGGCGGTCATTCACCTCCATGGTGATGCTGCCTGCGCCATACTCCAGCCGTGCGGTGCCATCACCCCCCAGCGCGAGGAAGAGCGTGCTGAAGGCCCGGGGACTGGCCGCGCGGGAGAGGTACTGCTGCACGCCGGGAGAGGGCAGCGGGGAACCGAGATCGATGGACTGCGCGCCGCCCTGCGGAGTCAGCGGGGCCTCGGCGTGGCCGATGGCCCCCAGAGAGAGCTCGCTCTGCGCCAGCAGGCTCATGCTGGCCTCCAGCTGCGCCACGGAGCTGGAACTGGCTGCGCCGATGCCGGGCTCGATGCTGAGAAGGCCGCCGCCATTTTGCAGGCGCACGGTGCCGTCTCCGCCCAAGCTCAGGTTAAGTTCTCGCTCCACCGTGGCGGAGGTGCTGGAGTTCATCTGGGCCTGCAGTCCCAGGCTGGCAGGACCGCCGCCGCCCACGGAGCCGAGCGCACTGCCGCCGCTGCTGAAGAAGGAGGAGATGCCGCCCGTGCCGCCGCCCAGCACGCTGCCTGCGATCTGCGCGCCCACGGCCCCCACGCCACCCGCGCCAAAGGCACCTGCGATGGAGGTGGTGTTGTAGTTGTTCGTCTGCGTGGAGCCCGCCAGCAGGGAGGTGGGGATGAAGACGTAGTTTTGCAGGAAGACGTTGGTGATCTTGGGCGGTGCGCCCGGCGCACTGGTGGCAAAGCCCGTGGTGGTGATGGTGCCAAAGCCGGGCTTGGTCAGCGGGCTGGTGAGCACCGTGGTGCCATCTACCAGGAGCTGGTTGTTTCCACCTCCGCCGCTGAGATTCTGCGCAAAGGTGTAAAAGCTGGTGGAGGTGGTGTCATTTCCTGCGCCGAGATTCAGCCCGATGGTGTTGATGCCCTGGAAGAAGTAGATGCGCCCCGCCACGCTGATCTGGGAGGAGGTGATGGTGTAGGTCTGGCCGGTCTGCAGGTTGCTGTCGTCCACGATGAGCACAGCCTGCGGATTTCCCACGCCGTCCACGTGGCCGCTGAGGCTGGCCTGGCTGAGGAAGACAAACTGGTTCACCCCGCTGCTGCTGCCGCTGAGGTTTTCAAACGAGCTGAAGTGCAGCGTGCCGAGCGTGCCTGCATTGGGCGCGGTGATCTGAAAAACATTCCCACCCGCTGCGTGGCCGATGAGCGTGTCTGCCAGGCTGGCGGAGCCGATGACGCTCTCGATGCTGGTGAGGCTGTCGGCGCTGAGGGTCACCGGGCCGGTGGCGGCGGCAAAGCTGAGTGTGTCATTGCCTGCGGCCCCGTTGACCGTGAGGCTGGCGGGCACCTGGGAGAGGAGGATGGTGTCGTCTCCAGAGCGCCCGGTGATGGAAGCCGAGGACGCTGTGAGGTGGGAGAGATCGATCACGCCGCTGAAGGTGGCGGTGAAGCTCTGCGCGTAGATCTGCGGCGCGCCGGTGAGGGTGCCGCCCGTGAGGCCCAGCGCGTGCACGGGTGCGCCAGCCTGCCCCGCACCGCCCTGCAGCGCCACCGCGCCCTGCGTGCCCGCATTCAGCGTGAGGTCCGCCGTGGGATTGAACGAGCCATACACCACACCGCCCAGCGTGATGGCAGCCCCGGCGGGGACTGCGCCGCCATTGGTGGTGTCCAGCGTGGCGCTGGTGCCGAGGGTGAGGGGGGAGCTGATGATGATCTGCCCGCCTGCGGTGGTGATGTCTGCGCACAGCAGCGTGCTGGAGCCGCTGAGCGTCACGCTGCCGCCCAGGTCCATGATCTGCCCGCTGACGGCGATCTCTCCCAGCGTCTGGATGGTGAGCGGCGCATGCCAGGTGGTGGCGCGCACGTCCACATAGCCGGAGGTGGGCGCACCGATGGTGATGTGGCTGAGGCCGGAGAGCGCGCCGATGCCTGCGCTGTCGATCAGGAGCGTGCCCGCCGCGCCATCTCCCAGGCCGATGGTGGTGCCTGCGGAGACGGTGCGCAGCTCCAGCGTGCCGCCACCGCCCACGCTGGCTGCGCCGGAGATGGCCACGGTGTCTGTCAGCACCAGGATCTCTGCGGGGCTCGTCACGGCGGTGTCTGCGCCGAGGGCCACGCCTGCATTGTCCGTGCCGCTGCCAGAACCGCTGCCGCCCATCTGGATCTGTGCGCCTGCGCTGGTGATGGCGGTGCCCGCATCCTGCAAGGAGATGCCGTGATTCCCGCTGCCGCCGCCGCCCGTGGTGCCCTGCATGAAGATGCCGCCTGCACCGGCCGCTGTGGAGGTGGAGTGAATGGTGGCCCCGTTTTGCATGAGGATGCCCACATTGCCATCTCCCGTGTCTCCACCACGACCGCTGAGGATGATGGCCCCCGCGCCGGAGGTGGTGAGCGTGGCATTGTCCAGCACGATGCCGGCAAAGTTTCCACCCGTGGGCGCGGGCTGCTGGTTGGCGTCCAGCTTCATGAGGCCGTCCACCACGGAGATGCTGGCGCCAGAGTTCACATGGATCTCCCGCTGCGCATTCAGGTAGATGGAGCCGCTGCCGGTATTGGAAACAGTGCTGCCATTCACCTCGATGCCAAAGCCGGTGAGCGTGATGATGCCGCCCTGGGAGGTGAGGTTTTGATTCACGCGGATGTGATCGGTATTCGTGGTGATGATGCTGATGCCGCCCAGCGCGCTCAGGCCGCTGTCCGCCCCGATGCTGCCCACGGTGAGGCCCAGGGTATTGATGATCTGCACGGAACCGATGGTGCCGATGCTGCTGATAGTCTGCACCGCATTGGCCGTGCTGGTGAGGAAGAAGTCATCCGCGCCCTGAAGCTTCAGCCCCCAGGAGGTGATGGCACCCTGTGCCACCACACTGCCTCCAGTGGTATGAAGTGACACCACGCCGAACCCGCCTGCGGTGATGGAGCCGTCATTGTCCAGCAGGATGGCGACGGTCTGCGTGCCGCCGCTGCGGCCTGTGAGAGTGATGTTTCCAGAATGCGAAATGACCTGCCCGCCGATGACGATGGACCGGAAGTCGCCGCAGTAGCTGGCCGCGCCCTGGTTGGCATTGAGGGTGACATTTCCCGCGCAGGTCAGGATCTCCGAGCCAGCCTGGATCTGGATGCTGCGCCCGGCATTCACCGTCACGCTGCCGCTGCCCGTGGCCTGGATGAGTCCCGTGCCGCCGTGCTGCGTGGTCATGATGAAATCCTGCTGCGCATTGATGGTGAGGGAGGCGTGGGAGCTCCAGTGGATGA from Prosthecobacter vanneervenii includes these protein-coding regions:
- a CDS encoding ShlB/FhaC/HecB family hemolysin secretion/activation protein, which encodes MPSPSIKPIILLAALVVCGFAPGALAQEFPSTTNGAGTLVDRLPIPRARPATDADLSAPAPTSPAAQKEADKRAATDTKPLGVNLRGLLLVPRKTKVPAKDQRQIFAADPSLHLPAGLADALQREYLGQPLSMAVLNSMVQKINKSYQATDFPLVDAYLPEQDITHGYVQIVVREAVLGQVKVEGATQRSHPAYMQKQVSVQPGERIDTRKISSDVAWLNQNPIRNVNVIYERGAKDGTSDVVLKTQENNPVKAYVGYANSGLRATGLNQISGGISMLQLFGTEQSLTYNFTGNQELDRLKAHALIWDIPFPWRHRLQLLGVYVDSSTQVGGPLGVNGRNRQLTAAYTVPLASAWSKMQHKATAAIDYKSTTSDILFGGSSFSKNTAEVLQLRVGYNITVNDKLGFTRLGLSAIYSPGNTLGHNNYEAFDSLRAASQAKYWYAKGELDRMLRLPQGFSILMHAAGQLSTTRLLPTEQMLAGGYQTVRGFNESSARGDRGVVANFELNMPMMHLMGATGKTADNLNTFAFYDFAYLESVGSNASEPNLNLQSTGIGLRYNLGTNMDLRLAYGWTLRSTGLVQAPSGRLHFGMNVRY
- a CDS encoding beta strand repeat-containing protein; the protein is MEISSRANPTGGVVVQGGATIEASVPGLTTIQQQSDRAVINWSSFSIGSGERTQFILPSATSATLNRVLDAGPSLLDGTLTSNGQLYLINASGIVFGQGAVVDVAGLTASTLNLSNHDFMAGGAMTYQGSSTAAVSNAGAIRASTGDVFLIGFQVNNSGSIRAPNGTVGLAAGTDVLIQPVGDERVIVRNAAGPQRGTGVSNTGLIQANVAELKAHGGNVYALAIQNTGRIAATGVTRQGGRILLSADGGRIQNTGSLVARSASGSGGQIRVRAGSGGSVDLGGRVDVSSRTGSGGRIDVEGGEITVRRAIVVNADGETAGGEISIGTTAGTMSTVIEGSISASSTGGSGGVIRLGGESLTLGGSALIQADGATGGGSIFAGGGVQGLDASMVNSTQAQIQSGAVLSANATRSGDGGTVVAFASGQLSFAGSLQARGGLTGGDGGQAELSGKQALVLESLTGSVDLSAPQGKAGSLLLDPNDILISDCVVGNTITSPAQANTLRASDISCWLDRGCGNLIIQTNVNATGGSGNITLAGLIHWSSHASLTINAQQDFIMTTQHGGTGLIQATGSGSVTVNAGRSIQIQAGSEILTCAGNVTLNANQGAASYCGDFRSIVIGGQVISHSGNITLTGRSGGTQTVAILLDNDGSITAGGFGVVSLHTTGGSVVAQGAITSWGLKLQGADDFFLTSTANAVQTISSIGTIGSVQIINTLGLTVGSIGADSGLSALGGISIITTNTDHIRVNQNLTSQGGIITLTGFGIEVNGSTVSNTGSGSIYLNAQREIHVNSGASISVVDGLMKLDANQQPAPTGGNFAGIVLDNATLTTSGAGAIILSGRGGDTGDGNVGILMQNGATIHSTSTAAGAGGIFMQGTTGGGGSGNHGISLQDAGTAITSAGAQIQMGGSGSGSGTDNAGVALGADTAVTSPAEILVLTDTVAISGAASVGGGGTLELRTVSAGTTIGLGDGAAGTLLIDSAGIGALSGLSHITIGAPTSGYVDVRATTWHAPLTIQTLGEIAVSGQIMDLGGSVTLSGSSTLLCADITTAGGQIIISSPLTLGTSATLDTTNGGAVPAGAAITLGGVVYGSFNPTADLTLNAGTQGAVALQGGAGQAGAPVHALGLTGGTLTGAPQIYAQSFTATFSGVIDLSHLTASSASITGRSGDDTILLSQVPASLTVNGAAGNDTLSFAAATGPVTLSADSLTSIESVIGSASLADTLIGHAAGGNVFQITAPNAGTLGTLHFSSFENLSGSSSGVNQFVFLSQASLSGHVDGVGNPQAVLIVDDSNLQTGQTYTITSSQISVAGRIYFFQGINTIGLNLGAGNDTTSTSFYTFAQNLSGGGGNNQLLVDGTTVLTSPLTKPGFGTITTTGFATSAPGAPPKITNVFLQNYVFIPTSLLAGSTQTNNYNTTSIAGAFGAGGVGAVGAQIAGSVLGGGTGGISSFFSSGGSALGSVGGGGPASLGLQAQMNSSTSATVERELNLSLGGDGTVRLQNGGGLLSIEPGIGAASSSSVAQLEASMSLLAQSELSLGAIGHAEAPLTPQGGAQSIDLGSPLPSPGVQQYLSRAASPRAFSTLFLALGGDGTARLEYGAGSITMEVNDRPVPPAIESSLSASISPGSFGELAHALGAQGEYHLVPAQGLALMDAAGSPAPSEVQALLRAQLAGVAEARLSGALGGEGTALVLPEDGIQHTALDGVPSGPFVILKLQNATTPESVMELDSALR